In Hyphomicrobium denitrificans ATCC 51888, the DNA window CTTAGTGCGATTCCGTAACGCGGCTGTTGCACGACTACATCTGCCCCCAGACGTCTAGACATCATGCGTGCGGTGCAGCTAAGTCGAAGCGGCCGAATGCAATGAAAGGAACCCGCAGATCATGGGTTTATTCAGTGAGATTTTCTCGTGGTGGGGTGGCAACACCTGGGGCACGCGCCTTTTCACATGGCGCAAAGGACGGCTCGTCGGAGAGGATGAGTTCGGCAACCGCTATTATCTGCAGAAAAGCGGTGTCGGTCCGCTGGGCGTTCCGGCGCGCTGGGTCACGTATGCGAATCTTTCCGAGCCGAGCCAGGTCCCGCCCGACTGGCATGGCTGGCTGCATTATACTGTCGATACACTGCCGACCGAGGAGCGCTATCAGCCGAAGCATTGGCAGAAGCGTCACCAGATGAACATGACCGGGACCGCGCAGGCTTACCGGCCTAAGGGATCGATCCTCGGCAAGGGCGAGCGGGCGAAATCGACCACGGATTACAAGGCCTGGCGGCCGCAATAGGCGGGTGATCAGAAAAACGCCGGGTTTTGGCGTCAACAAGCTGACGCTAACGAACGTTCCGTCGATTGGACCTGTGTTGAACCGTTCCCTGCTTACGCCATTCCCGAATGCGCCGGAAAGCGCTGTGCGTGCTGCGATGTTCGCGGCGCGCCTGGCGGCTTTCGGCGCGGTTGTCTGTCTGCTCGGGCCGGCGTCGCCTGCGCGCGCCGATCGTATCGAGAACGGCGTCGCGGTGTTTTCAGCGCTCGACAAGGTCACTGCACGCATTTCGAAGTTCGAAGTCGAACTCAACAAGACCGTCGAATTCGGTGCGTTGCGCGTGACGCCGCGCAGCTGCTACTCGCGCCCGCCCACGGAAGAGC includes these proteins:
- a CDS encoding NADH:ubiquinone oxidoreductase subunit NDUFA12; protein product: MGLFSEIFSWWGGNTWGTRLFTWRKGRLVGEDEFGNRYYLQKSGVGPLGVPARWVTYANLSEPSQVPPDWHGWLHYTVDTLPTEERYQPKHWQKRHQMNMTGTAQAYRPKGSILGKGERAKSTTDYKAWRPQ
- a CDS encoding DUF2155 domain-containing protein, coding for MIRKTPGFGVNKLTLTNVPSIGPVLNRSLLTPFPNAPESAVRAAMFAARLAAFGAVVCLLGPASPARADRIENGVAVFSALDKVTARISKFEVELNKTVEFGALRVTPRSCYSRPPTEEPKTTTFVEVDETQLDGTEKRIFTGWMFAESPGIYGLEHPTYDVWLTDCEKPRRSVAEKKPAPAEAPSEGNDAATAEAPPPAGDSDLPPEFRRRVRR